The Carnobacterium mobile DSM 4848 genome includes a window with the following:
- a CDS encoding Cof-type HAD-IIB family hydrolase: MNKKLIAIDLDGTTLNQQSKITSKTQRVFQKAKEAGHIISIATGRPYRNSKYYYSQLKMDTPMINFNGALCHLPNETSWSDQYHKTISRELAIDMLDLKKDFDIQLIAAELLDTVYADEDFLPYPDFFPNGQQDTQKLSAANLKSDPTSVCVFTAQENQELIINKIIQRYGDLVEVRTWGGQTPCLEIVSAGVQKALGVERVASVYGIKQQDIVAFGDEDNDYEMIQYAGHGVVMQNGIKALKDIANDITEKTNEEDGLALYLENYLGLA; encoded by the coding sequence ATGAATAAAAAATTAATCGCCATTGACTTAGATGGCACTACTTTAAATCAACAATCAAAAATCACTTCTAAAACTCAACGAGTTTTTCAAAAGGCCAAAGAAGCAGGCCACATCATTTCAATAGCCACTGGTCGGCCTTACCGCAACAGTAAATATTACTATTCGCAATTAAAAATGGATACTCCGATGATTAACTTTAATGGAGCTTTATGCCACTTGCCGAATGAAACAAGTTGGTCAGATCAATACCATAAAACAATCAGTCGTGAACTTGCTATTGATATGCTCGACTTAAAGAAAGATTTTGATATTCAATTGATTGCAGCTGAATTACTCGATACTGTGTACGCCGATGAAGATTTCTTGCCTTATCCGGATTTTTTTCCAAATGGACAGCAAGATACTCAAAAATTATCAGCTGCTAATTTAAAAAGCGATCCTACCTCGGTTTGTGTCTTTACTGCACAAGAAAACCAAGAACTTATTATCAATAAAATTATTCAGCGTTATGGCGATTTAGTTGAAGTTAGAACATGGGGCGGCCAAACTCCCTGTTTAGAAATTGTTTCAGCCGGAGTTCAAAAAGCTCTTGGCGTTGAGCGTGTCGCCAGCGTTTATGGAATAAAGCAACAAGACATCGTCGCTTTTGGAGATGAAGACAACGATTACGAAATGATCCAATATGCCGGCCATGGAGTCGTGATGCAGAACGGCATTAAGGCTTTAAAAGATATTGCCAATGACATTACTGAAAAAACGAACGAAGAAGACGGATTGGCTCTTTACCTTGAAAACTACCTCGGACTTGCTTAA
- a CDS encoding alpha/beta fold hydrolase, with protein sequence MISIKSTAIAGLPLLEIAPSGQEMNQLPTVVFYHGWTSCKESSLVNGYELAKKGYRALLPDAYLHGERKSEEGVTGKETVFWDVVTKSLEELPELRDHYVEAGLSDPERFGVAGLSMGGITTCAALTQFPWIKSAVVLMGSPDPIAFSEWLLSSTWVEGIAASSDEKAAYTKELAALDPISLAEHPESINKRPVHFWHGTKDELVPYQMTFDFYQHIKGQPYANNVSLTTTVGAGHKVPYLISVEMSDFFSKHL encoded by the coding sequence ATGATCTCAATCAAATCAACTGCCATAGCAGGTTTGCCCCTATTAGAAATTGCTCCTTCCGGTCAAGAAATGAACCAGCTGCCGACAGTGGTCTTTTACCATGGGTGGACCAGCTGCAAAGAAAGCAGCTTAGTCAATGGATATGAATTGGCAAAAAAAGGTTATAGAGCGTTGCTGCCAGATGCTTATCTGCATGGAGAACGAAAGAGTGAAGAGGGAGTAACAGGAAAAGAAACTGTATTTTGGGATGTTGTTACCAAAAGCTTAGAAGAATTGCCGGAACTTCGAGACCATTATGTTGAAGCGGGTCTTTCTGATCCAGAACGGTTTGGTGTAGCTGGTCTTTCAATGGGTGGAATAACAACGTGCGCCGCATTGACCCAATTTCCCTGGATCAAATCAGCTGTTGTATTAATGGGCAGCCCTGATCCGATTGCATTTTCTGAATGGTTGTTATCCTCCACATGGGTTGAAGGGATAGCAGCATCATCTGACGAGAAAGCGGCATATACAAAAGAACTGGCTGCTCTCGATCCTATTTCATTGGCAGAACACCCTGAATCTATTAATAAGCGCCCTGTACATTTTTGGCACGGTACCAAAGATGAGCTTGTACCGTATCAGATGACGTTTGATTTTTATCAGCACATCAAAGGCCAACCATATGCTAATAATGTTAGTTTGACGACTACCGTTGGGGCAGGCCACAAAGTACCTTATTTAATTTCTGTGGAAATGTCTGACTTCTTTTCTAAACATTTATAA
- the dnaE gene encoding DNA polymerase III subunit alpha: MSFVHLQVISAYSLLKSTISIEQLVITAKERGYTAIALTDHNVMYGAVDFYKACKKHGIKPIIGMVLAFEGAIDKQQDYSLVLLAKNKAGYKNLMRLSSEKMLEKTNKLNIEQIKKYSKDLIAVTPGMDGEVESLLLKEEMDQAQAAAAAYRSVFEKEHFFFGIQLQPELVPIQENVISLAKQLQIPTAALGDIRYLDPADDFSTKVLRAIDSGENISLTSSPTMEGPYSLPNSEQVAAQFKAAGLQKAVEQTVEIAEMTHIDIELHQQLLPKYPLPAQTDTKRYLEERCFEGLEQRKPNSAQEYQDRLNYELSIIHKMGFEDYFLIVWDLMAYAHQINIVTGAGRGSAAGSLVAYVLGITDVDPIEYDLLFERFLNEERYTMPDIDLDFPDNRREEMLQYVKTKYGQEHVAQIATFGTLAAKMALRDVARVFELSQAEAGTWSNAIPKIAGITLQSAYQQSKELRELVQKSEKNQLLFETAKKIEGLPRHVSTHAAGVVISDQPLSQYLPLQQGSGSIYLTQYAMGNVEEIGLLKIDFLGLKNLSIIDHTLKLIKREKKIELDLLSIPMDDPATLEIFSKAETIGIFQFESAGIKNVLRKLGPTSIEDVAAVNALYRPGPMEQIDLFIQRKKGEVPILYPDESLKGILGVTYGVMVYQEQVMQVASKMGGYTLGQADILRRAIGKKQKDVIDKERVHFINGAKELGYQEDTAAQVYDYIEHFANYGFNRSHAVAYAFIAYQMAYLKAHYPEPFFVALLNSVSNNPAKLKELVLEIKKRKISFSPPDINKSFFAFSLNGNQIQFGLGTIKGIRREMIMEIIQIRKESGKFRDLVDFLRRLETKWLKTDHIKPLIYAGAFDSLGFSRGTLIASLEGILSSLKLSGNNIGLFDILKPKYEMAEDLSLEEKLETEEFYLGMYLSGHPTEQYEAISSVKETVFIQDLHVGEYGKIIGLVKSVRRIRTKKGEPMAFVTLNDSSGDCSLTLFPVKYRQYSRLLEKGEILYVEGKVENNRDQMKQVLVDQMEDVKVLHQTLNSDKCFIRIPADKSDAQTLQELKEVLKTYVGNIPVILFYASTNKKMVLNQSEWVDGTEKLQKALEEIIGSGNIVFQKKE, encoded by the coding sequence ATGTCTTTTGTACATTTGCAAGTCATTAGTGCCTACAGTTTATTAAAAAGCACAATATCAATTGAACAACTAGTAATAACAGCTAAAGAACGCGGTTATACGGCCATAGCATTGACCGATCATAATGTTATGTACGGTGCTGTAGATTTTTATAAAGCGTGTAAAAAACACGGCATCAAACCAATCATTGGAATGGTTTTAGCGTTTGAAGGGGCAATAGATAAGCAGCAGGATTATTCGCTTGTGTTACTGGCTAAGAATAAAGCAGGATATAAGAATCTAATGAGACTATCTAGTGAAAAAATGCTGGAGAAAACGAACAAATTAAACATTGAACAGATAAAAAAATACAGCAAAGACCTAATAGCTGTCACACCAGGAATGGATGGCGAAGTGGAATCACTTCTGTTAAAAGAAGAAATGGATCAAGCTCAAGCAGCAGCAGCAGCTTACCGATCTGTTTTTGAAAAAGAACATTTTTTCTTTGGCATACAATTGCAGCCAGAGTTAGTACCTATTCAAGAAAACGTGATAAGTTTAGCTAAACAACTGCAAATCCCAACTGCGGCTTTAGGAGATATCCGCTATTTAGATCCAGCAGACGATTTTAGCACCAAGGTCTTAAGAGCAATTGATTCTGGTGAAAATATTTCGTTAACCTCATCTCCAACTATGGAAGGGCCTTACAGCTTACCTAACAGCGAACAAGTAGCAGCTCAATTTAAAGCAGCTGGTTTGCAGAAAGCTGTTGAACAGACTGTGGAAATCGCAGAAATGACACATATCGATATTGAATTGCACCAGCAGCTCTTGCCTAAGTACCCATTACCCGCTCAAACGGACACAAAACGGTACTTAGAAGAACGTTGCTTTGAAGGTTTGGAGCAAAGAAAACCCAACTCTGCTCAAGAATACCAGGACCGGCTTAACTATGAATTAAGCATTATTCATAAAATGGGGTTTGAAGATTATTTTCTGATTGTCTGGGACTTAATGGCCTATGCTCACCAAATAAACATTGTCACAGGTGCCGGCAGAGGATCTGCAGCCGGTTCTTTAGTCGCCTATGTTTTGGGTATCACAGACGTAGACCCAATAGAGTATGACTTGTTATTTGAGCGGTTTTTAAATGAAGAGCGCTATACGATGCCGGACATAGACTTGGATTTTCCAGATAACCGGCGTGAAGAAATGCTGCAATATGTAAAAACAAAATACGGCCAAGAACACGTCGCCCAAATTGCTACTTTTGGAACATTAGCAGCAAAAATGGCTTTGCGTGATGTGGCTCGTGTATTTGAACTGAGCCAAGCCGAAGCCGGTACTTGGTCGAATGCGATTCCAAAAATAGCCGGTATCACATTGCAATCGGCTTACCAACAATCGAAAGAATTAAGAGAATTAGTACAAAAGAGTGAAAAAAACCAACTGCTGTTTGAAACTGCAAAAAAAATTGAAGGATTACCCAGACATGTTTCTACTCATGCAGCTGGAGTCGTGATCAGCGACCAGCCTTTAAGTCAGTATCTTCCATTGCAACAAGGCAGCGGATCTATTTATTTAACGCAATATGCAATGGGGAACGTAGAAGAAATCGGGTTATTAAAAATCGATTTTTTAGGGTTGAAAAACTTATCGATCATTGACCATACACTAAAGCTCATCAAACGTGAAAAAAAAATAGAACTCGATTTGCTGTCTATCCCTATGGATGATCCAGCAACATTGGAAATTTTCTCAAAAGCAGAGACTATCGGGATATTTCAATTTGAGTCGGCAGGCATAAAAAATGTGCTGCGTAAGTTAGGTCCTACTTCAATAGAAGATGTTGCAGCCGTCAATGCCTTGTATCGGCCCGGTCCGATGGAACAAATTGATTTGTTTATCCAGCGGAAAAAAGGAGAAGTTCCGATTCTCTACCCAGATGAAAGTTTAAAAGGTATCTTAGGAGTCACGTATGGAGTAATGGTTTATCAAGAACAAGTCATGCAAGTCGCTTCTAAAATGGGAGGATATACTTTAGGACAAGCCGATATTTTACGCCGAGCGATTGGGAAAAAACAAAAGGATGTTATTGATAAAGAACGGGTCCATTTTATTAATGGAGCAAAAGAGCTCGGTTACCAAGAAGACACAGCTGCACAGGTTTATGATTATATTGAACATTTTGCAAATTATGGTTTTAATCGGTCACATGCAGTAGCGTATGCGTTTATTGCTTATCAAATGGCTTATTTAAAAGCTCATTATCCTGAACCCTTTTTTGTTGCCTTGTTAAATTCAGTTTCAAATAATCCGGCTAAATTAAAAGAACTTGTATTGGAGATTAAAAAGCGTAAAATCAGTTTTTCTCCTCCTGATATTAATAAAAGTTTTTTTGCTTTTTCATTGAACGGAAATCAAATTCAATTTGGTCTGGGAACCATTAAGGGAATAAGAAGAGAAATGATTATGGAAATTATCCAGATACGAAAAGAATCGGGAAAATTTCGTGATTTAGTTGATTTTCTTCGTCGTCTAGAAACGAAATGGCTGAAAACAGATCATATTAAACCGTTGATTTATGCTGGTGCATTTGATTCCTTAGGCTTTTCAAGAGGAACATTGATTGCTTCATTGGAAGGAATTCTATCGAGCCTTAAATTAAGCGGAAATAATATTGGCTTATTTGATATTCTAAAACCTAAATATGAGATGGCTGAAGACTTAAGTTTGGAAGAAAAGCTGGAAACGGAAGAATTTTACTTAGGAATGTATTTATCAGGGCATCCTACTGAGCAATATGAAGCAATCAGTTCGGTAAAAGAGACGGTGTTCATTCAAGATTTACACGTTGGTGAATATGGAAAAATAATTGGTCTCGTGAAATCTGTCCGGCGTATTCGAACTAAAAAAGGAGAACCGATGGCCTTTGTAACCCTAAATGATTCTTCTGGAGATTGCTCCTTGACACTTTTCCCGGTCAAGTATCGGCAATATAGTCGTTTACTTGAAAAAGGAGAAATTCTTTACGTAGAAGGGAAAGTAGAAAACAATCGCGATCAAATGAAACAGGTGTTAGTGGACCAAATGGAGGATGTAAAAGTCTTGCATCAAACGCTTAATTCTGATAAATGTTTTATTCGCATACCCGCTGACAAAAGTGATGCTCAAACCTTGCAAGAACTGAAAGAGGTCTTAAAAACGTATGTGGGAAACATTCCGGTTATTTTATTTTACGCATCTACTAATAAAAAAATGGTTTTGAACCAAAGTGAATGGGTCGATGGAACAGAGAAATTACAAAAGGCTTTAGAAGAAATCATCGGTTCAGGAAATATAGTATTTCAAAAAAAAGAATAA
- a CDS encoding metal-sulfur cluster assembly factor, with the protein MENEAKLWEPEAASEIYERIMTALEQVIDPELGIDIVNLGLVYHAYLYETGLCVVEMTLTTMGCPLVDVITDDIITAMKDIPEVTATEVKLVWYPVWDPSKMSRYARIALGIR; encoded by the coding sequence ATGGAAAATGAAGCTAAACTGTGGGAGCCGGAAGCTGCATCTGAGATTTATGAACGGATCATGACTGCTTTAGAACAAGTGATTGATCCAGAGTTAGGAATCGATATCGTTAATTTAGGTCTTGTTTACCATGCTTATTTATATGAAACGGGATTGTGTGTAGTAGAAATGACGCTTACTACCATGGGATGTCCGCTTGTCGATGTGATCACAGATGACATTATCACAGCTATGAAAGATATTCCTGAAGTGACTGCCACAGAAGTTAAATTGGTTTGGTATCCTGTTTGGGACCCTTCAAAAATGAGCCGTTATGCTCGGATTGCTTTAGGCATCCGTTAA
- the pfkA gene encoding 6-phosphofructokinase has product MKRIAVLTSGGDAPGMNAAVRAVVRKGLYEGMEVYGINYGYAGLVAGDIRKLTRRDVGDKISHGGTFLYSARYPEFATEEGQLKGIEQLEKFGIEGLVVIGGDGSYRGGLALTKHGFPAIGLPGTIDNDIPGTDFCIGFDTAINTVLDSVDKIRDTATSHVRTFIIEVMGRNAGDIALWAGVAGGAEQIIIPEKEFNMEEVANTIQKGRERGKKHSIIILAEGVMKGNDFADRLAEYGDHHARVTVLGHVQRGGSPTARDRVLASIFGAKAVDLLKEGKGGLVLGMIGNDIVENKFEDILQGQKHMPDVSLYKLNQEISY; this is encoded by the coding sequence ATGAAACGTATCGCTGTTTTAACAAGTGGAGGGGACGCTCCTGGAATGAACGCCGCTGTCCGCGCAGTTGTCCGTAAAGGTCTCTATGAAGGGATGGAAGTTTACGGAATTAATTATGGGTATGCTGGTTTAGTAGCAGGAGACATTCGTAAGTTAACACGAAGAGATGTAGGGGATAAGATTTCACATGGAGGTACATTCCTTTACTCAGCTCGTTACCCAGAATTTGCAACAGAAGAAGGACAATTAAAAGGAATCGAGCAATTAGAAAAATTTGGAATTGAAGGCCTAGTCGTTATTGGCGGAGATGGTTCATACCGCGGCGGATTGGCTCTAACCAAACATGGATTTCCAGCTATCGGATTGCCGGGAACTATTGACAACGATATTCCAGGAACTGACTTTTGTATCGGTTTTGATACAGCCATTAATACAGTTTTAGATTCTGTTGATAAAATTAGAGATACTGCAACAAGTCACGTTCGTACTTTTATTATTGAAGTAATGGGACGTAATGCAGGAGATATCGCTTTGTGGGCAGGTGTTGCTGGCGGAGCAGAGCAAATTATTATTCCAGAAAAAGAATTTAATATGGAAGAAGTCGCTAATACCATCCAAAAAGGCCGTGAACGTGGTAAAAAACACAGTATCATTATACTGGCTGAAGGTGTAATGAAGGGCAATGATTTTGCTGACAGATTAGCAGAATACGGTGACCATCATGCTCGTGTAACTGTTTTAGGACATGTTCAACGTGGAGGTTCTCCAACTGCACGCGACCGTGTTCTTGCAAGTATCTTTGGTGCTAAAGCTGTTGATTTATTGAAAGAAGGCAAAGGCGGCTTAGTATTGGGTATGATCGGCAATGATATTGTTGAGAATAAGTTTGAAGATATTCTACAAGGTCAAAAACATATGCCTGATGTTTCTCTTTATAAATTGAACCAAGAAATTTCTTATTAA
- a CDS encoding YjzD family protein → MKYFVTLFWGFCIGQAINYIGSSLTGSTYDFMTATLIGLISAVVVLLIGQVLPKTVHANTTNE, encoded by the coding sequence ATGAAATATTTTGTAACTTTGTTTTGGGGTTTTTGTATAGGACAAGCCATTAATTACATTGGCAGTTCATTAACAGGTAGTACCTATGACTTTATGACTGCTACCCTTATTGGGCTGATTTCAGCAGTTGTTGTTCTGTTGATCGGACAAGTTCTTCCAAAAACTGTCCACGCAAATACTACAAATGAATAA
- the tnpB gene encoding IS200/IS605 family element RNA-guided endonuclease TnpB, with translation MFKYKTYRYRIYPNKKQQQSINQTIGCARFVFNHFLHQWTETYQETGKGLSYSTCSSLLTRLKKETETLWLKEVDSIALQSSLEHLADGFERFFKKQTKYPRFKSKKNLVQSYTTKQTNGNIAISGNQLKLPKIGWIRFAKSREVAGRIVRAAIRKNPSGKCFVSLLCEVDIHPFHKTGSAVGIDLGITDFAILSTGKKRDNQRFTAQMDKKLKREQRKLSRKYEQAKKDGKELWEAKNYQKQKQKTAKLHEKVANQREDFLNKLSTEIIKNHDIICIEDLNVQGMKRNHKLAKSISDVSWSAFVQKLTYKADWYGKKVIKVSRWFPSSQICSACGHRDGKKPLNIRAWICPECGILHDRDINASITILQEGLRSLQLV, from the coding sequence ATGTTCAAGTACAAAACTTATCGCTACCGGATTTACCCAAACAAGAAACAACAACAGTCCATCAACCAGACGATCGGTTGTGCTCGTTTTGTCTTCAATCATTTCTTACACCAGTGGACTGAAACCTACCAAGAAACAGGCAAAGGATTATCGTACAGTACGTGTTCCTCCCTCCTCACACGGCTCAAAAAAGAAACTGAAACTCTTTGGTTGAAAGAAGTTGACAGTATTGCGCTTCAGTCTTCTCTTGAACATCTGGCGGATGGCTTCGAGCGTTTCTTCAAGAAACAAACCAAGTACCCGCGATTCAAAAGTAAAAAGAACCTTGTCCAATCTTATACCACTAAACAAACGAATGGAAACATCGCTATTTCAGGAAACCAATTGAAACTCCCTAAGATAGGATGGATTCGTTTTGCGAAAAGCAGAGAAGTTGCTGGCAGAATAGTGAGAGCTGCTATTCGGAAAAATCCTTCTGGAAAGTGTTTTGTCTCGCTTTTGTGCGAAGTGGACATTCATCCCTTTCACAAGACGGGTTCTGCCGTAGGCATTGATCTGGGAATAACAGATTTTGCCATTTTGTCCACCGGAAAAAAGAGAGACAACCAACGGTTTACTGCTCAGATGGATAAGAAATTGAAGCGGGAACAACGGAAACTCTCCCGAAAATACGAACAAGCGAAAAAAGACGGGAAAGAGTTGTGGGAAGCCAAAAACTATCAGAAACAGAAACAAAAAACAGCAAAACTCCATGAGAAAGTTGCCAATCAACGAGAAGACTTCTTAAACAAGCTCAGTACAGAGATCATCAAAAACCACGATATCATCTGTATCGAAGACCTGAATGTGCAAGGCATGAAAAGGAACCATAAACTCGCCAAAAGTATTTCCGATGTGTCGTGGTCGGCTTTTGTACAAAAATTGACCTACAAAGCAGATTGGTATGGAAAGAAAGTCATTAAAGTCAGTCGGTGGTTCCCTTCCAGTCAGATCTGTTCCGCATGTGGCCATCGGGACGGAAAGAAACCCTTGAACATACGAGCATGGATCTGCCCGGAATGTGGGATACTTCATGACCGAGATATCAATGCGAGTATCACTATTCTGCAAGAGGGATTGAGATCCTTACAACTTGTATAA
- the clpB gene encoding ATP-dependent chaperone ClpB, which yields MDSEKLTTTMQQALAEAQQIAIVRQHQEIDIVHLWKVFMAPDSFAHNFYQTVGLDTAEFEHKIDEELDKLPVIEGSSVNYGQAMSQNLFRLLSEADKLRESFQDDYLATEIVLLALMKLKNYVLTTYLLSNGINEMQLKTAIEEMRGGDRVTSQNQEESYQALEKYGIDLVQAVKSGKQDPVIGRDEEIRNVIRILSRKTKNNPILIGEPGVGKTAIVEGLAQRIVRKDVPENLKDKTIFSLDMGALIAGAKFRGEFEERLKAVLKEVKKSDGRIILFIDEIHNIVGAGKTEGSMDAGNLLKPMLARGELHCIGATTLDEYRLYMEKDKALERRFQRVQVDEPTVEDTISILRGLKERFEIHHSVNIHDNALVAAATLSDRYITDRYLPDKAIDLVDEACATIRVEMNSMPTELDQVTRRLMQLEIEEAALKKEKDEASKRRLENLREELADLREEANLLKMKWETEKEEVSKLRDKRAEIEQTRRELEDAESNYDLEKAAVLRHGKIPALEKELKALEAENSEEKQQTPRLVQESVTENEIASVVGRMTGIPVTRLVKGEREKLLHLADTLHERVIGQDEAVDSVTDAVIRARAGLQDPNRPLGSFLFLGPTGVGKTELAKALAENLFDSQERMVRIDMSEYMEKHSVSRLVGAPPGYVGYEEGGQLTEAIRRNPYSIVLLDEIEKAHPDVFNILLQVLDDGRLTDGKGRIVDFKNTVLIMTSNLGSSLLLEGTDQTGHIEESVKEQVMSLLTTHFKPEFLNRIDDTVLFAPLSLEVVKKIILKLTHDLAERLADQEIELTISEEAQTWIAQNAYDPMYGARPLKRYLTKAIETPLAREIIAGKILPNTKVTIALKQEELAFDYQPIEE from the coding sequence TTGGATAGTGAAAAATTAACCACCACAATGCAGCAGGCGTTGGCTGAAGCTCAACAAATTGCGATAGTAAGACAACACCAAGAAATAGACATTGTGCATTTGTGGAAAGTATTTATGGCGCCAGATAGTTTTGCCCACAATTTTTATCAAACGGTTGGTCTGGATACAGCAGAATTTGAACATAAAATTGATGAAGAGTTAGATAAGTTACCTGTTATTGAAGGTAGTTCAGTCAATTACGGCCAAGCAATGAGTCAAAATTTATTCCGCTTATTGTCGGAAGCAGACAAATTGCGCGAATCCTTTCAAGATGACTATTTGGCTACAGAAATTGTCCTATTGGCTTTAATGAAATTAAAAAATTATGTTTTAACAACGTATCTTTTATCAAACGGGATAAACGAAATGCAACTTAAAACAGCCATTGAAGAAATGAGAGGCGGCGATCGTGTGACTTCGCAAAATCAAGAAGAAAGTTACCAAGCACTGGAAAAGTATGGGATTGATCTTGTTCAAGCGGTTAAAAGCGGCAAACAAGACCCGGTTATTGGGCGTGATGAAGAAATTCGCAACGTTATTCGGATTTTGTCGCGCAAAACGAAGAACAACCCCATTTTAATCGGTGAACCAGGTGTAGGGAAAACAGCCATTGTTGAAGGATTGGCTCAACGAATTGTCCGTAAAGACGTTCCTGAAAATTTAAAAGACAAAACGATTTTTTCATTAGATATGGGCGCTTTGATTGCAGGAGCGAAATTCCGCGGAGAATTTGAAGAGCGCTTAAAAGCAGTTTTAAAAGAAGTGAAAAAAAGTGACGGCAGGATCATTTTATTTATTGATGAAATTCATAATATCGTAGGAGCCGGAAAAACGGAAGGCAGTATGGATGCAGGAAACTTATTGAAACCTATGCTGGCTCGTGGAGAATTACATTGTATCGGGGCAACTACTTTAGATGAATACCGGTTATATATGGAAAAAGATAAGGCTTTAGAGCGTCGTTTTCAAAGAGTACAAGTTGATGAACCGACTGTTGAAGATACCATCAGTATTTTACGGGGATTAAAAGAACGCTTTGAAATTCACCATAGTGTTAACATCCATGATAATGCTTTAGTGGCAGCAGCAACTCTTTCTGATCGTTATATTACAGATCGGTACTTGCCAGATAAAGCGATTGATTTAGTAGATGAAGCTTGCGCGACAATTCGAGTTGAAATGAATTCAATGCCAACAGAATTGGACCAAGTAACGCGCCGATTAATGCAGTTGGAAATTGAAGAAGCAGCTTTGAAAAAAGAAAAAGATGAAGCTAGTAAGCGGAGATTAGAGAATCTGCGGGAAGAATTAGCTGATTTACGTGAAGAAGCTAATTTATTGAAAATGAAATGGGAGACTGAAAAAGAAGAAGTTTCCAAATTGCGTGACAAGCGAGCTGAAATCGAACAAACACGTCGTGAATTAGAAGATGCTGAAAGCAATTATGATTTGGAAAAAGCTGCTGTATTACGGCACGGAAAAATACCGGCTTTAGAAAAAGAATTAAAAGCATTAGAAGCAGAGAATTCGGAAGAAAAACAACAGACCCCTCGATTGGTTCAAGAGTCTGTTACTGAAAATGAAATTGCCTCAGTGGTAGGCCGGATGACCGGTATCCCAGTGACACGATTGGTTAAAGGCGAACGAGAAAAACTGTTGCACCTAGCAGATACCTTACACGAACGCGTTATCGGACAAGACGAGGCAGTAGACAGCGTAACAGATGCGGTTATTCGCGCACGGGCTGGCTTGCAAGATCCAAACCGGCCGCTGGGTTCATTCTTATTTTTAGGTCCGACTGGTGTAGGGAAAACGGAATTGGCTAAAGCGTTGGCTGAAAATCTATTTGATTCTCAAGAACGCATGGTTCGTATCGATATGAGCGAATATATGGAAAAACATTCTGTTTCTCGCTTGGTAGGAGCTCCTCCAGGTTATGTAGGTTACGAAGAAGGCGGACAACTAACTGAAGCGATCCGTCGTAATCCCTACAGTATTGTGTTGCTGGATGAGATTGAAAAAGCTCATCCGGATGTTTTTAATATTTTGTTACAAGTGTTAGATGACGGACGTTTGACTGATGGAAAAGGACGAATAGTAGATTTTAAAAATACTGTTCTCATTATGACCAGTAATTTAGGTTCATCTCTATTATTAGAAGGAACGGATCAAACCGGCCATATTGAAGAATCGGTTAAAGAACAAGTCATGTCCTTACTCACTACTCATTTTAAACCAGAATTTTTAAACCGTATTGACGATACCGTCTTGTTTGCTCCGCTTAGTCTTGAAGTTGTGAAAAAGATTATCTTAAAATTAACACATGATTTGGCTGAGCGATTAGCAGATCAAGAAATTGAGCTGACTATTTCAGAAGAAGCCCAAACTTGGATAGCACAAAACGCATATGATCCAATGTATGGTGCTCGGCCATTAAAACGTTATTTAACTAAAGCTATTGAAACACCACTTGCAAGAGAAATCATTGCTGGAAAAATATTGCCAAACACAAAAGTTACCATTGCCTTGAAACAAGAAGAGCTGGCCTTTGATTACCAGCCGATAGAAGAATAA